In Nocardioides palaemonis, a single genomic region encodes these proteins:
- a CDS encoding sensor histidine kinase, translating to MATEGRGAMDQVREGERRTRDLSWGDGRARALMHALARDAAARAGFEVCAIEVVRPQGLLEFVAIHGDTVHAEERLGTASGLAEMELALADGDTVGHFVWIPEERFSDEALERLDGLVVVPDLPDTDDPDAWRAMDMLVARVTDERGDLRGLLYLDVPHDLRRPDKQRLFEISDTLSMTLRSIVTAIEREEYADHMRVIRATRRLARSNPARHDVNHLVREARSTLLGALSVDELEIHLFIDETQSPDSLGLDMAPDVRRALDRAAARAWAAQRVIIIEPDQVWGDTELAAAHADWFTDALREAGLQAVVVAPVGVDDEVLGMLIAARRTGARRWTDGEGVAALELGHDLGRAIANAHATQRERRLLTELRELEETRRKFLRVVTHEINNPMTVIAANAEFLAGSELADERDRRRARAIMRGSERLAGLLEGLALLSRVSDPEHPPARMRVDLRQVVQDAALSMAAVAEQAGITLHPAPAGDAAVVLGDPREVAGAVANLVDNAVKYSDEGDEVWLSLEVGDEHVVFTCRDEGIGMSEEDRAIIFTPMFRSTNDAALRRPGTGLGLGIVREIMQRHDGTVEVESELGRGTAVRLCFPRQSAG from the coding sequence GTGGCGACGGAGGGACGGGGCGCCATGGACCAGGTGCGTGAAGGTGAGCGACGCACGCGAGACCTCAGCTGGGGTGACGGGCGTGCGCGCGCGCTGATGCATGCCCTCGCACGGGACGCCGCCGCGCGTGCCGGCTTCGAGGTCTGCGCCATCGAGGTGGTCCGCCCGCAGGGCCTGCTGGAGTTCGTCGCCATCCACGGCGACACCGTCCACGCCGAGGAGCGGCTCGGCACGGCGTCCGGGCTGGCCGAGATGGAGCTCGCGCTCGCCGACGGCGACACGGTCGGCCACTTCGTCTGGATCCCGGAGGAGCGCTTCTCCGACGAGGCGCTCGAGCGGCTCGACGGCCTGGTGGTCGTGCCCGACCTGCCGGACACCGACGACCCCGACGCGTGGCGGGCGATGGACATGCTCGTCGCGCGGGTCACCGACGAGCGCGGCGACCTGCGAGGCCTGCTCTACCTCGACGTGCCCCACGACCTGCGGCGTCCCGACAAGCAGCGCCTGTTCGAGATCTCCGACACGCTGTCGATGACCCTGCGCTCGATCGTCACCGCGATCGAGCGCGAGGAGTACGCCGACCACATGCGCGTCATCCGCGCCACGCGCCGCCTCGCCCGCTCCAACCCGGCCCGCCACGACGTCAACCACCTGGTGCGCGAGGCCCGCAGCACCCTGCTCGGCGCGCTGTCGGTCGACGAGCTGGAGATCCATCTCTTCATCGACGAGACGCAGAGCCCCGACAGCCTCGGCCTCGACATGGCGCCCGACGTGCGCCGCGCACTCGACCGCGCGGCCGCGCGCGCCTGGGCCGCCCAGCGCGTGATCATCATCGAGCCCGACCAGGTGTGGGGCGACACGGAGCTCGCCGCGGCCCACGCCGACTGGTTCACCGACGCGCTGCGCGAGGCCGGGCTGCAGGCGGTGGTGGTGGCGCCGGTCGGCGTCGACGACGAGGTGCTCGGGATGCTGATCGCCGCCCGCCGCACCGGCGCGCGGCGCTGGACCGACGGCGAGGGGGTGGCGGCGCTCGAGCTCGGCCACGACCTGGGGCGCGCGATCGCCAACGCCCACGCGACCCAGCGCGAGCGGCGGCTGCTCACCGAGCTCCGCGAGCTCGAGGAGACCCGCCGCAAGTTCCTGCGGGTCGTCACCCACGAGATCAACAACCCGATGACCGTGATCGCCGCCAACGCCGAGTTCCTGGCCGGCAGCGAGCTCGCCGACGAGCGCGACCGGCGTCGGGCGCGGGCCATCATGCGCGGCTCCGAGCGGCTGGCCGGCCTGCTGGAGGGGCTGGCCCTGCTGTCGCGGGTCAGCGACCCCGAGCACCCGCCGGCCCGGATGCGCGTCGACCTGCGACAGGTGGTCCAGGACGCGGCGCTGTCGATGGCCGCGGTGGCCGAGCAGGCCGGCATCACGCTCCACCCGGCCCCGGCGGGCGACGCGGCGGTCGTGCTCGGCGACCCCCGCGAGGTCGCCGGGGCGGTCGCCAACCTCGTCGACAACGCGGTCAAGTACTCCGACGAGGGCGACGAGGTCTGGCTGTCGCTCGAGGTGGGCGACGAGCACGTCGTGTTCACCTGTCGCGACGAGGGGATCGGCATGTCCGAGGAGGACCGGGCGATCATCTTCACCCCGATGTTCCGCTCGACCAACGACGCCGCGCTGCGCCGCCCCGGCACGGGCCTCGGGCTCGGCATCGTGCGCGAGATCATGCAGCGCCACGACGGGACCGTCGAGGTGGAGTCGGAGCTCGGGCGCGGCACCGCCGTGCGTCTCTGCTTCCCCCGTCAGTCGGCGGGCTGA
- a CDS encoding sensor histidine kinase encodes MTEHSRTWVRPRELAWGNEAQRAVLHAIAEDIAKRTDHKVAALEVLRADGYLEFVAIAGDEDARSKLLGQASPLALEHIVTLGQEMHGWRHIPGERIDDTLRAWLDQYGHKPDVPASDLPDGWDPDDQMVRMLEDADGELRGLLYLDEPLSGLRPTPEVAAAINADAGVLFEAIISIVERELYGEQVRMVNQARAAMQASPPGAALADFLEAMTAAMAERMNVDTADVVLKGDALPGLTPDLARLEEAMTEVWRRRGHLVVEREQTWGARETPVPTSSGLVEEMDQRGLASWLLVPIGLGDDFLGTLGLGRTAAGPRWTDSEVNAASVVAADLAGVVLDARIVERERELNAELRQLSDYRRDMVITLAHELRNPVMVLWSNLEIIQEDGAPDHLDGPLAALDRATRRIEDMVEDMMALGRVAEGHQVEREPVDLSAVVRDVGEFLAPMGSPDGVALDLDVGDGLVVDGEAAGLQRLVTNLLSNAVKYTPAQGRVAVVLRPEQRDGADGVVLVVADTGIGIAEDEVARVFSPFFRSSSPSARQRPGTGLGLAVVEEVVRLHGGTVELASVLGEGSTFTVWLPVHPAGPREP; translated from the coding sequence GTGACGGAACACTCGAGGACGTGGGTCAGACCACGAGAGCTCGCATGGGGCAACGAGGCCCAGCGGGCCGTCCTGCACGCCATCGCCGAGGACATCGCCAAGCGCACCGACCACAAGGTGGCGGCGCTGGAGGTGCTGCGCGCCGACGGCTACCTCGAGTTCGTCGCCATCGCCGGCGACGAGGACGCCCGGTCCAAGCTGCTCGGGCAGGCCTCGCCGCTGGCGCTCGAGCACATCGTCACCCTCGGCCAGGAGATGCACGGCTGGCGCCACATCCCCGGCGAGCGGATCGACGACACGCTGCGCGCGTGGCTCGACCAGTACGGCCACAAGCCCGACGTCCCGGCCTCCGACCTGCCCGACGGGTGGGACCCCGACGACCAGATGGTCCGGATGCTCGAGGACGCCGACGGCGAGCTGCGCGGCCTGCTCTACCTCGACGAGCCGCTGTCCGGGCTGCGTCCGACGCCGGAGGTCGCGGCCGCGATCAACGCCGACGCGGGGGTGCTGTTCGAGGCGATCATCAGCATCGTCGAGCGCGAGCTCTACGGCGAGCAGGTCCGGATGGTCAACCAGGCGCGGGCGGCGATGCAGGCCAGCCCGCCCGGCGCCGCCCTCGCCGACTTCCTCGAGGCGATGACGGCCGCCATGGCCGAGCGGATGAACGTCGACACCGCCGACGTGGTGCTCAAGGGTGACGCCCTCCCGGGGCTCACGCCCGACCTCGCGCGCCTCGAGGAGGCGATGACCGAGGTCTGGCGCCGGCGCGGCCACCTCGTCGTCGAGCGTGAGCAGACCTGGGGGGCGCGGGAGACGCCGGTCCCCACGTCGAGCGGGCTGGTGGAGGAGATGGACCAGCGCGGGCTCGCGTCGTGGCTGCTCGTGCCGATCGGGCTCGGCGACGACTTCCTGGGCACGCTCGGGCTCGGACGCACGGCCGCCGGGCCGCGCTGGACCGACTCGGAGGTCAACGCCGCGTCCGTCGTGGCGGCCGACCTCGCCGGCGTGGTCCTCGACGCCCGCATCGTCGAGCGCGAGCGCGAGCTCAACGCCGAGCTCCGCCAGCTGAGCGACTACCGCCGCGACATGGTGATCACGCTGGCCCACGAGCTGCGCAACCCGGTCATGGTGCTCTGGAGCAACCTGGAGATCATCCAGGAGGACGGTGCGCCCGACCACCTCGACGGGCCGCTCGCCGCGCTCGACCGCGCCACCCGCCGGATCGAGGACATGGTCGAGGACATGATGGCGCTCGGCCGGGTCGCCGAGGGCCACCAGGTCGAGCGCGAGCCGGTCGACCTGTCCGCCGTCGTGCGCGACGTCGGGGAGTTCCTGGCGCCGATGGGCTCGCCCGACGGTGTCGCCCTCGACCTCGACGTCGGCGACGGCCTGGTCGTCGACGGGGAGGCCGCCGGCCTGCAGCGGCTGGTCACCAACCTGCTGTCCAACGCCGTCAAGTACACCCCGGCGCAGGGCCGGGTCGCCGTCGTCCTCCGGCCCGAGCAGCGCGACGGCGCGGACGGCGTGGTCCTGGTGGTCGCCGACACCGGCATCGGGATCGCCGAGGACGAGGTGGCACGGGTGTTCTCCCCGTTCTTCCGCTCGAGCAGCCCGTCGGCGCGCCAGCGCCCCGGCACGGGCCTCGGACTGGCGGTCGTCGAGGAGGTCGTGCGGCTGCACGGCGGCACCGTCGAGCTGGCGTCGGTGCTGGGGGAGGGCAGCACGTTCACCGTCTGGCTCCCGGTCCATCCCGCGGGTCCGCGCGAACCTTGA